In the Telopea speciosissima isolate NSW1024214 ecotype Mountain lineage chromosome 6, Tspe_v1, whole genome shotgun sequence genome, ttctttccctctctctatcGTCATGATTCCCGCCAATCTATATCTTCCGTTTCGAaggttttaaaccctaatttatCCCCCGGTCTTTCTCTCAATTGACACACTAAGGTAAATCGATCAAACCCTTCATGTAATAGTGTACAATTAGCTATATTAATAACTAAACatctccaattttttatttttttgctgttTGTAATGCTGattattttttcttggtttaCTGTGTGAATTTGGCTGTGttatgatttattttttggagattgATCGGTTGATCCGCTTGTTTTGGGTTTGTATTTGTGGTTCTTGGTTGCAGAGAATAGAAGAGGAACGAAGGTTAGGATTTATGTCCCTCAATCAATCAAGGTCTGAGAAGAGCGAGGCCCAGTTTAAGAAACCTAGTCGATCCGGGAGCTCTGGTCAGCAGAGGAGTTTCTCAGGAGGCGGCGGGAGAGGCGGCGGCGGGACCGCCCCTCcaccatctttttctttgactcaCTCGTCTTCTTCGTCTTTGTCGACAAGCCGAAGGTTCTTGCTTTCCTCTGCTATATTTCCTTTTAGCTATCTTCTTAGAGACAATTGAATCAGAATATTAGGGctttttatatattttcatGGTTAACGTATGCGTGGGGTTGGTTCCTTCAGCTTTAAGAAGTTCGGTAATAATGCACAAGGTGGGCAATCCAGGGTGAGCATTGCAAGTGCAAATTCGGAGTCGGATGCCTCTGCTAAAAGTGCTATACAGAATGGTGCCTATGCACAACCCCCCTTACATGGTATGAAACGAAATTCTATTTTTTGGTTGGTGGGTGGGTTCTTATATTATAAGGTGGTGATGTCTGTACTGAGAGAGTTATCAGATTCTGCTGAGTTTTTAAACCATTGTAATTGTAATTGGTGCTCTTTAGGAGTGTCTGATGCACCAGCCTCGGGAGTTCCATCAAAACAAACTGATCCAGCCACTTCGAGAAGTATCAGACCTGTTCCAAAAGCTCCAGCATCTCAATCAGCTGCGGTAGCAGCTGATTCGGCAACCCCTGCAACACCGGCGAAAGGTAACTATATTTTTGCATTTGTATGTAGATTAACTGTGAATTGTGAGTAAGATTTCATATCAGCATCGTCCAAATATTGCTGTTCTGCTTGCTGCCTCTGTTGCCTATGAATTGCAATGAATGTGTGGTTCTAGGTTCTAATTACTTTGATTCTTTTGTTGATagcattttttttatggtatcCCCAGGTGATGCGTCAAGGTCATTCCCTCTGCAGTTTGGGAGCTTCAGTCCCGGTTTTGTGAATGGAATGCAGGTAAAGTTCCATGTTCCACCCCACTATGCTGGTTATGAGGTTTTTTGTTGCCTTTTGGTTTGCTTGCACCTTTTGCTTTTCTCTTGAGTATGGAAGGACTTTATGCACTTTTGTCTGTAGATACCTGCCCGAACAAGCTCAGCACCTCCAAATTTGGATGAGCAGAAACGTGACCAGGTATGTAACTGCTTGATGAGTGCCCATGTGGGGACTATGGTTTTTTTTGCATTTAATCTGTGCATCCTGCAAACCTTTTCTCTTGtcataatatttattttattttcttttaatgtttACATATGAACTGTACCACAAAACATCTATGGAgtcttggtggcattatgccacATACCTCCCCTGATACATGTGTGAATTCATATGCAGAGAAGTTGGCATATGCTCTTTGACTTTTTTTGATGTACTTAGGAAAATGATTGGTAACTCTGTATGTTGTCACAAGCAAGAAAAAATGAGATGAATGTCTGGTGTCATCTGTTTCATGCTTAGGACTAAACCCACTGtaaaatttatttgtttattccCTTCAATATGTGGGGCTGTAAAATTTTTTTCCTAATTAAATAAACCATAAAACAGTCTCACATTTATGGGAATTTTAGCCCCTAGGGTTTTGCTTAAGACAATCGTTCTTCAATTATGCAGGTGCACCATGATTCTGTTAAAGCTGTACCTACTTTGCCAATCCCTGCCACCCCAAAGCAGCAACAATCAAGGAAGGATGTGGGTACTGTTAGCCAAGCAAATTCTAGGGATTCCCACCCTCCATCCCAGGCTAAAAGGGATGTTCATGCCCAGGTTCCATTGGGACCTGCCCCCCCAGCGATACAGAAGTCGTCTGTTCATCCTACAACTGGGATGCCAGTGCCATTTCAGCAGCCACAGGCTTCTGTACAATTTGGTGCCCCCAATGCACATATTCAGTCTCAGATGCCCAGTTCAGTGCAAATGCCAATGCAGTTTCCAGTGGCAAGTGCCACTCAAGTCCAGCAGCAGGTGTTTGTCCCAAGTCTCCAATCTCACCCATTGCAGCCTCAGGGGATAATGCATCAGGGCCAGAACATGAGCTTCTCACCTCCAATGGGTCATCAGCTTTCTCAGTTGCAAAACCTGGGAATTGGGATTGCCCCACAGTTCGCACAACCACAAGGTGGAAAGTTTGGTGGTCCTCGCAAAGCTGTTAAAATAACTCATCCTGAGACTCATGAAGAGTTGAGTTTTGATAGAAGGGCAGATTCATATTTGGATGGTGGTTCATTGGGCGCAAGATCTCATCCTAATTTGCCGCCACAATCCCAGCCCATTGCATCCTTTACTCCTTCCCATCAGATGAACTACTATCCTCATATGCAAGCAGGTTCTTATAACCCTCCTTCCATCTACTTTCAAAGTCAACCTTCTCTTCCCCTGACTGGTAACCAGATGACTCCTGGTTCTCAATCTGCTAGGTATAATTATCCAGGTAGCCAGGGTCCGCCTACTGTTTCATTTATGAATCTGTCCTCTCTTAACCCCTTGTCTAACAAGGTTGGGCCTCCAGTACATGGTGTCCCTGAGATGTCAAACTCGGAACATGTTAACGATGCTCATACAGTGATAGCTTCTGCTCCACCAACTTCAGTGCAGGTGACACAGAAGTCATCTTCTGGTTCAATCCTAGAAAAGGTTGGCTCCTCTTCGGTGTCAATTACTTCACCTGTTGTTAGCAAGAGTGAATCATCTAAATTATTAAGGCCACCTGGGGAATCTAGCCCGCATATTGCACAGAAGGACTCTGATGTGGTTGGTGATAGCTCTGTTGAACCATCAGGTTCTGTCTCTTTGCCTGCCACAACTAAACACTTTGCTACTGTAACTGCATCAGTGCAGAGGCCTGCAACCCCCAGTACTTCCTCTGCGCTTACTGTCCCTCCTGAGGAGTTAGTACATACTACTTCCAACACTGAAGGCCAAAGAAGAGAATCTGTCAGAAGATCTGATTCTATTAAGGATCATCAGAAGAAGCCTATTAAGAAGGGTCAACGACATTCACAACTGCAGAACCAGGTATCATGCTATGTGCTTATCAGTCATGGTATTCTCGTTAAATTTTATCGCATTATGTAACTTTATAGACAATGGCTTTTGTGCAGGCAGATGCCTCTGAATCTGCAGGTTTTGTGAAGTCATCTTCATTAAGGATATCCACAGAAGTTGCTAAGCACCCTGACACGATGCAATCTCCTCCTTCAGTGGTTGTTGGGTCATCAACATCTATCTTGAGCTTGACATCTAGGAGTTTGGGACATAGTAGTTCCATGAATGATAGGATATCAGAAACTGTTGAAGGTAAAACAACTTCTTCTCCATCGGAAACCTCAGGAAGTACCTCAGAATTTATTCAGGAACATGTGTTGGATGTTGATATAGGAAGTACCGATTCTTTTGAAGTATTGACAGATACTGTTCGGATTGGGGAGGTGACCACCTGTGAACCATCAAGCACGTCTTTTGCTGGAACTGTATCTGATAATTTGGATGCTGCTCATAATGCGATACAAGATGGTTTTGCTGTGCGGGAACAATGGAAAACTGAATTATCTGAAGGGCCTCAACAAGATATTAATAACATTAAAATGCCTGCAGGATCCACTTTTTCTGGCTATGCGGAAGGCAGTAAACAATTTCAGGCCGAGGACTTCAAGGAGAGAGAAATCATTGTTGGTGGTATGGAGTCTTTGTCTGTTAAATCTGAACATAACGAAGATCTGGGTTCCATCTCAGAGATCAACAGGACAAATGGTAACTTAGTAAAGTCTGCTACAGCATCTTCTGATTCTGTTGCTGCTGAAACCATATCATTTGGCATTCTTTCCCCTAAGATTTCTCATGAAGATAATGTTTCGTCCATGGATTCATCCTCTGGAAGGGTTGAGAGCATTGATAGTCAAGAACCATTCGTTACGGAATCTGGTGCTTCACATCAGGAGGCAGCTGCTGTTCCAACTCCCATTTTGTCTGAAGTTACTTGGAAAGTTGAGGGGGGAAGCATAGAGAATACTAATGGGGGGCTAATTTCCATTCCCTTGTCAGCTCCCAAGGACAAGAACATAGAACCAAATAGGGCGAAGGGTACATCAAAggcgaagaagaagatgaaagaaatTCTTAAGAATGCAGATGCTGCTGGGGCAACTTCTGATCTTTATAATGCATACAAGGGTCCAGACGAAAAGCAAGAAACTGCAGTTCGTCAAGAAAGCATAGACAGCAGCTCCAGTGGTGATGTAAAACAGGCATGTGTGGTCGATACTGAGAAGAGTATCCTCGTGAATGAGGAGGATGGGCAAAATAAAGCTGAACCAGATGATTGGGAAGATGCAGCTGACGTATCGACTCCGGAGCTGAAAACATCAGATACTGGAAAACGGGGTTGTGGTGTTTTGGTCAATCCTGATGAAGATGGAAATGAAGTTATGGGCAAAAAGAAGTACTCTAGAGATTTTCTGCTGACATTTTCAGAGCTATGTATGGATCTTCCTGCAGGTTTTGGGATTGGCTCTGACATAGCGGATGTCCTGATGAGTGGTTCAGTCAGTATAGGTCATATTGTTGATCGTGATTCATATCTCCTTGCTGGTAGAATTATAGATAGGCCAAGTGGGGGTTCTCGGGCTGACCGCCGTGGGAATGGTATGGCAGATGATGACAAATGGAACAAATCACCTGGTCCTTTCCCTTCAGGACGAGA is a window encoding:
- the LOC122663648 gene encoding eukaryotic translation initiation factor 4G-like gives rise to the protein MSLNQSRSEKSEAQFKKPSRSGSSGQQRSFSGGGGRGGGGTAPPPSFSLTHSSSSSLSTSRSFKKFGNNAQGGQSRVSIASANSESDASAKSAIQNGAYAQPPLHGVSDAPASGVPSKQTDPATSRSIRPVPKAPASQSAAVAADSATPATPAKGDASRSFPLQFGSFSPGFVNGMQIPARTSSAPPNLDEQKRDQVHHDSVKAVPTLPIPATPKQQQSRKDVGTVSQANSRDSHPPSQAKRDVHAQVPLGPAPPAIQKSSVHPTTGMPVPFQQPQASVQFGAPNAHIQSQMPSSVQMPMQFPVASATQVQQQVFVPSLQSHPLQPQGIMHQGQNMSFSPPMGHQLSQLQNLGIGIAPQFAQPQGGKFGGPRKAVKITHPETHEELSFDRRADSYLDGGSLGARSHPNLPPQSQPIASFTPSHQMNYYPHMQAGSYNPPSIYFQSQPSLPLTGNQMTPGSQSARYNYPGSQGPPTVSFMNLSSLNPLSNKVGPPVHGVPEMSNSEHVNDAHTVIASAPPTSVQVTQKSSSGSILEKVGSSSVSITSPVVSKSESSKLLRPPGESSPHIAQKDSDVVGDSSVEPSGSVSLPATTKHFATVTASVQRPATPSTSSALTVPPEELVHTTSNTEGQRRESVRRSDSIKDHQKKPIKKGQRHSQLQNQADASESAGFVKSSSLRISTEVAKHPDTMQSPPSVVVGSSTSILSLTSRSLGHSSSMNDRISETVEGKTTSSPSETSGSTSEFIQEHVLDVDIGSTDSFEVLTDTVRIGEVTTCEPSSTSFAGTVSDNLDAAHNAIQDGFAVREQWKTELSEGPQQDINNIKMPAGSTFSGYAEGSKQFQAEDFKEREIIVGGMESLSVKSEHNEDLGSISEINRTNGNLVKSATASSDSVAAETISFGILSPKISHEDNVSSMDSSSGRVESIDSQEPFVTESGASHQEAAAVPTPILSEVTWKVEGGSIENTNGGLISIPLSAPKDKNIEPNRAKGTSKAKKKMKEILKNADAAGATSDLYNAYKGPDEKQETAVRQESIDSSSSGDVKQACVVDTEKSILVNEEDGQNKAEPDDWEDAADVSTPELKTSDTGKRGCGVLVNPDEDGNEVMGKKKYSRDFLLTFSELCMDLPAGFGIGSDIADVLMSGSVSIGHIVDRDSYLLAGRIIDRPSGGSRADRRGNGMADDDKWNKSPGPFPSGRDPRLEIQHGGAVVGFRPGQGGNHGVLRNPRGQPSPQYVGGILSGPLQSLSPQGGIPRNNSDAGRWQRATGTQKGLIPSPQTPLQMMHKAEKKYVVGKTSDEEECKQRQLKAILNKLTPQNFDKLFEQVKEVNIDNAVTLTGVISQIFDKALTEPTFCEMYARFCFHLASALPDINEDNEKITFKRLLLNKCQEEFERGEREQAEANRDEEEGEVKMSERDREEKKTQARRRMLGNIRLIGELYKKKMLTERIMHECIKKLLGYDMQYQNPDEEDIEALCKLMSTIGKMIDHPKAKEHMDAYFELMMTLSNNMKLSSRVRFMLKDAIDLRKNKWQQRRKVEGPKKIDEVHRDAVQERQAQAGRLSRSSGINSSPRRGQLIDPGMRGSTMFSPNAQMGGFRGMPPPVRGVGAQDVRFEERPTYERTLSVPLPQRSLDDESITLGPQGGLARGMSIRGQPLVSTISVADVFPSTGDSRRMTAGPNGYNSVSEWTSSNSREDLMPRYAAERLMGPPAYDQLNSQERNSYFGNRDLRNTDRTFDRSMVNSPATRMQGSSVAQNASSEKVWPEERLREMSISAIREYYSAKDEKEVDLCIKDLNSPSFHPSMISIWVTDSFERKDMDRDSLAMLLVNLTKFPDCSLNQIQLLEGFESVLATLEDAVTDAPKAPEFFGRILAKVIAENIVSLKEIGRLIHEGGEEPGRLLQIGLASEVLGSILESIRLEKGESFLNEICTSSNLRLENFRPPEAIGSRRLDAFI